One genomic segment of Paenibacillus durus includes these proteins:
- a CDS encoding TetR/AcrR family transcriptional regulator: MSKVDRRILKTQEALKKAVIELMSEKNFDDITIQDLSDRANVSRGTIYLHYMDKFDLLDKLIEEHIDELRKLCESACQLDFIEATLIFCEYFESHYSFFSLMLASKGAPYFRNRFLNFLIEEFRKEVDINGGKNQGLNEELIVRFVASAYVGVVEWWFMNDKPFPHDVLARQLGALLDRNV; the protein is encoded by the coding sequence ATGTCCAAAGTGGATCGAAGAATACTCAAAACGCAAGAAGCGTTAAAAAAGGCTGTAATTGAATTGATGTCCGAAAAGAATTTTGATGACATTACGATACAGGATCTTTCCGACAGGGCGAACGTGAGCCGCGGAACCATATATCTTCATTACATGGATAAATTTGATCTGCTGGATAAGCTGATTGAAGAACATATTGACGAGCTGCGGAAGCTGTGCGAATCGGCATGTCAATTGGATTTTATCGAGGCGACGCTGATCTTCTGCGAATACTTCGAAAGCCATTATTCATTCTTTTCGCTGATGTTGGCAAGCAAAGGGGCTCCTTATTTCCGCAATCGGTTCCTTAACTTTCTTATTGAGGAGTTCCGGAAAGAAGTGGACATAAACGGAGGAAAAAACCAGGGGTTAAATGAAGAGCTCATCGTCAGGTTCGTTGCGTCGGCTTACGTCGGGGTGGTGGAATGGTGGTTCATGAATGATAAACCTTTCCCGCATGATGTCTTGGCCAGACAACTGGGGGCTTTATTAGATAGAAATGTATAA
- a CDS encoding carboxymuconolactone decarboxylase family protein codes for MSKEKELTGAQKAIGDFAPKLVELTDNVLFGDVWERKELAPRDRSLITVASLIAGGNTEQLGFHLNKARENGLSEEELKEVIIHLAFYAGWPKAMSAIMVAKEVFSKGK; via the coding sequence ATGTCAAAAGAAAAAGAACTTACAGGTGCACAAAAAGCGATCGGAGATTTTGCCCCGAAACTCGTGGAGCTTACCGACAATGTTCTGTTTGGCGATGTATGGGAACGCAAGGAGCTGGCTCCGCGCGACCGCAGCCTGATTACCGTAGCCAGCCTGATCGCTGGCGGGAACACGGAACAACTGGGATTTCATTTGAACAAAGCCAGGGAGAACGGGCTATCGGAAGAAGAGCTTAAAGAAGTCATCATTCATCTTGCTTTTTACGCGGGGTGGCCAAAAGCCATGTCAGCTATTATGGTTGCCAAAGAAGTGTTCTCAAAAGGGAAGTAG
- a CDS encoding MurR/RpiR family transcriptional regulator — protein sequence MDFDLRVKINYDDLTDSEKEMVRFITNRPQDVISMNIVELGEALLSSKSSVLRLAKKLGYHGFSELKYALRSDMTLSSLEPSDLTLLLKQDLDRIFRYIEQTNFQPFLEKLKAARMVFLYATGFSQNNFTKEFSKDLMIANRQNILISGETNLAINSSIITEEDLVILTSFSGETEMIKDVVRELKIKNVTIAAITKFGSNFLSGHADYSFFYEATPLPSYQKQGVHSLIGLEVILDVIARKYREFILFDE from the coding sequence ATGGATTTTGACTTGCGTGTAAAGATAAATTATGACGATTTGACCGACTCTGAAAAAGAAATGGTAAGATTCATAACCAATCGGCCCCAAGATGTCATAAGCATGAATATTGTCGAATTAGGCGAGGCATTGCTTAGTTCGAAAAGTTCGGTGCTTCGCTTGGCCAAAAAGCTGGGATATCATGGATTTTCAGAATTAAAGTATGCTCTCAGGTCGGACATGACCCTATCCTCACTAGAGCCCAGTGATTTGACTCTATTATTAAAACAGGATTTGGACCGGATTTTCCGATATATCGAGCAAACGAATTTTCAGCCCTTTCTGGAGAAGCTGAAAGCTGCCCGAATGGTCTTTTTATACGCCACCGGTTTCTCACAGAATAATTTCACAAAGGAATTTTCCAAGGATTTAATGATTGCGAATCGTCAAAATATATTGATTTCAGGCGAGACAAATTTGGCAATTAACAGCTCGATTATAACGGAAGAGGATTTGGTTATACTTACTTCGTTCAGCGGCGAAACCGAAATGATAAAGGATGTCGTTCGGGAGTTAAAAATAAAAAATGTAACGATTGCAGCTATTACGAAATTTGGCAGTAACTTTTTAAGCGGGCATGCTGACTATTCGTTCTTTTATGAAGCAACCCCATTGCCGAGTTATCAAAAGCAAGGGGTTCATTCGTTGATTGGGTTAGAAGTGATACTGGATGTCATTGCACGAAAATATCGTGAGTTTATTCTCTTTGATGAATAA
- a CDS encoding MFS transporter has translation MNNTWKIYLLAFITFMTATSEFIIAGILDKVAASAHISVSSAGQLITVFAIANAIGTPVVMMAMAKMDRRKLLMLSLGVIALGSVLTVVLPGFGFLIFSRVLLAIGSGVFATIAKTLASKLAPPERRAGAIATVITGASAALIAGVPIGRVVAAAYDWKVIFWGIGILSLLAIFTVARMLPATNGEEAVPLGKQLALMKNPKIVIGLGVIFFWQLGYAVLFSYIAPFLLTVPRMSEREVSATLFAFGIATLIGSKFGGFLTDRIGIPRTLVGGMVIHVIALVLLSTIAGSASVAIPLLMLWAFSAWSSGPGMQYNLVLLAPEASGIMLSLYGSILQLSIAAAAGIGGIAVRSASMPAVSWIGAASVAVAVCIAAVSFSFARSSSNSIAMK, from the coding sequence ATGAACAACACCTGGAAAATTTACTTGCTGGCCTTCATTACCTTCATGACTGCTACATCGGAGTTCATCATTGCAGGCATTTTGGACAAAGTAGCGGCCTCCGCCCATATTTCGGTATCGTCGGCAGGACAGCTGATCACGGTATTCGCGATTGCCAACGCGATCGGCACGCCTGTTGTGATGATGGCGATGGCGAAAATGGATCGGCGTAAGCTATTAATGCTTTCTCTGGGCGTCATTGCGCTCGGCAGCGTTTTGACAGTCGTCCTTCCCGGCTTCGGTTTTCTCATCTTCTCTCGCGTTCTGCTTGCTATAGGAAGTGGGGTTTTTGCCACCATCGCCAAGACGCTCGCGTCAAAGCTGGCGCCGCCTGAACGCCGGGCCGGGGCGATTGCCACCGTTATAACGGGGGCCAGTGCCGCCCTCATTGCTGGCGTTCCCATTGGCCGTGTTGTGGCCGCCGCTTACGATTGGAAGGTCATCTTCTGGGGGATCGGTATTCTCAGCCTGCTGGCCATCTTCACTGTGGCTCGAATGCTCCCGGCCACAAATGGCGAGGAGGCCGTCCCTCTGGGCAAGCAGCTCGCTCTTATGAAGAATCCGAAAATCGTAATTGGCCTTGGTGTAATATTCTTCTGGCAATTAGGATATGCCGTGCTTTTTTCATATATCGCCCCCTTCCTGTTAACCGTTCCACGAATGAGCGAACGAGAAGTGAGTGCTACGCTCTTTGCCTTCGGTATCGCTACGTTGATAGGCTCCAAGTTCGGCGGATTCCTGACGGACCGGATCGGTATCCCCCGGACGCTTGTGGGCGGCATGGTTATCCATGTCATCGCTCTTGTGCTGCTGTCTACAATAGCCGGATCAGCCTCTGTTGCCATTCCGCTCTTGATGCTGTGGGCTTTCTCGGCTTGGTCATCCGGCCCAGGTATGCAGTATAATCTGGTCTTGCTCGCTCCGGAGGCATCGGGAATCATGCTCAGCTTGTACGGTTCCATCTTGCAGCTCAGCATTGCCGCAGCCGCCGGAATCGGGGGAATTGCCGTGAGAAGCGCATCGATGCCGGCGGTCAGCTGGATCGGGGCTGCATCCGTCGCGGTTGCTGTCTGTATTGCGGCGGTCTCGTTTAGCTTTGCGCGTTCGTCCAGCAATAGTATAGCGATGAAGTGA
- a CDS encoding aldo/keto reductase — MKYRTVGKTGIQVSNLCFGTMSFGGNADEETSKAMFKRCREAGINFFDTANVYSGGRSEEILGECIADCRDEIVLSTKVFYPMGKDINAGGLSRRHILLEVENSLRRLKTDRIDFYFVHMFDEKTPMEETLRALDDLQAQGKILYPAVSNWAAWQIAKALGISAKEQLARFELIQPMYNLVKRQAEVEILPLAASEHLGVISYSPLGAGLLTGKYGVNKRPEQGRLVEEKRYTDRYADEMNFAIADRFNAYAAERGIKPSTLAVAWALSHPVVTAPIIGARNLEQLEDSLAAADVDMTPEWRDEISSLSVTPAPATDRGETLLPIWT, encoded by the coding sequence ATGAAATACCGTACAGTAGGAAAAACGGGGATTCAAGTCTCGAATTTATGTTTCGGTACAATGTCTTTTGGCGGCAACGCGGATGAAGAAACGTCCAAAGCCATGTTCAAGCGCTGCCGGGAAGCCGGGATTAACTTTTTTGACACGGCGAACGTTTATAGCGGGGGGCGTTCTGAAGAAATCCTGGGAGAGTGTATCGCGGATTGCCGGGATGAAATTGTACTGAGCACCAAAGTGTTCTATCCTATGGGAAAAGATATCAATGCAGGTGGACTCTCCCGCCGTCATATCCTGCTTGAAGTTGAAAATAGCCTGCGGCGGTTGAAGACGGACCGCATCGATTTTTACTTTGTGCATATGTTCGATGAGAAGACTCCGATGGAAGAAACGCTCCGCGCGCTTGACGACCTTCAGGCACAGGGCAAAATTCTCTATCCGGCGGTAAGCAACTGGGCAGCTTGGCAAATTGCCAAGGCACTGGGGATATCCGCAAAAGAGCAGCTTGCCCGTTTTGAGTTGATTCAGCCGATGTATAACCTGGTCAAACGTCAAGCCGAGGTCGAAATTTTGCCGCTCGCCGCTTCGGAACATTTGGGCGTGATTTCCTACAGCCCGCTCGGAGCCGGGCTTCTTACGGGCAAATATGGAGTGAACAAACGGCCGGAGCAAGGGCGGCTCGTTGAAGAGAAGAGATATACGGACCGCTACGCGGATGAAATGAATTTTGCCATAGCCGACCGGTTTAATGCCTATGCTGCGGAGCGTGGTATAAAGCCCTCAACGCTGGCCGTCGCCTGGGCGTTGTCGCATCCTGTGGTAACGGCGCCGATTATCGGAGCAAGGAACCTGGAGCAGCTTGAGGATTCGCTCGCTGCGGCCGATGTGGACATGACTCCGGAATGGCGCGATGAAATCTCTTCGCTTTCGGTTACTCCTGCACCCGCGACGGATCGCGGTGAAACACTGCTGCCGATTTGGACCTAA
- a CDS encoding AraC family transcriptional regulator has protein sequence MSEEMRDQRDELVKRIERHTGRDGAHKTAIPSLYFFHNSNLTKPAHRVYNPSLCFIAQGLKEVLLAQERFEYGPANYLISSMNLPVTSQVIKASPLIPYLSFRLEFTQSQILEVINDSDIQIASKENAKRALFVGKIERSILDAILRLTRLLDDPKDIPFLAPIYTKEILYRLLQGPYGATLAQIAMEGSSTYRIRDAIEQIINNCNKLLRIEKLAETANMSTSTFHRHFKEVTAMSPIQFQKQLRLQKARRLLLSESADAAEVAFRVGYESASQFSREYARMFGAPPRADIKRLKEKYDHVLDA, from the coding sequence ATGTCTGAGGAAATGCGAGACCAGAGGGATGAACTCGTCAAACGGATCGAACGTCATACCGGCCGGGACGGAGCTCACAAGACCGCAATTCCCTCTTTATATTTTTTCCACAACTCTAATTTGACCAAGCCGGCCCACAGAGTGTACAACCCTTCCCTGTGCTTCATCGCTCAAGGTTTAAAAGAAGTACTGCTGGCACAGGAGCGGTTCGAATACGGTCCGGCAAACTACCTGATTTCATCCATGAATCTGCCGGTGACCAGCCAGGTCATCAAAGCTTCTCCCCTCATTCCGTATTTGAGCTTCAGGCTTGAATTTACGCAGAGTCAGATTCTGGAGGTTATCAATGACTCCGACATTCAAATCGCTTCGAAAGAAAATGCCAAGCGGGCATTGTTTGTCGGTAAGATAGAGCGTTCAATACTGGATGCGATACTCCGGTTAACCCGTCTGCTGGACGATCCGAAAGACATTCCGTTCCTTGCTCCCATTTACACCAAAGAAATTCTATACAGGCTTCTGCAAGGGCCGTATGGCGCGACGCTCGCCCAAATCGCCATGGAAGGAAGCAGCACGTACCGAATCCGGGACGCAATCGAGCAAATTATTAATAACTGTAACAAGCTTTTGCGCATTGAAAAGCTTGCCGAAACAGCCAATATGAGTACTTCTACGTTTCACCGGCACTTCAAAGAGGTCACCGCGATGAGCCCGATTCAGTTTCAAAAACAGCTGCGCTTGCAGAAAGCCCGGCGCCTTCTGCTATCCGAGTCGGCGGACGCCGCCGAGGTCGCCTTCCGGGTAGGCTACGAAAGCGCATCCCAATTCAGCCGGGAATATGCCCGTATGTTCGGCGCTCCTCCCAGAGCAGACATCAAGCGTCTGAAGGAAAAATATGACCACGTGCTAGACGCATGA
- a CDS encoding radical SAM/SPASM domain-containing protein: MGVIVMGLLLSPEVKLRPDGGRSILFTANPGDSSQEVFKFLYPQQAVILSLFDGKRDLTAVREAVAYLFDLDMEAASRQVDALLAIQVNDEQTMESLIIEASDINPDQARIYDPKAFIVPEEMIDMDDTRCKMPYTLLVLPTMRCVTNCRYCYADREGFQGKQELDLTLYRRLLKEARDCGIETVEFSGGDFFCREDALDFIESTLSAGLYLNIPTKYPLSRSMAQQLKATGLSTIQVSIDGLDPAIIDQLMGRTGYGEKILQTLDYLGEVGIKVRTNTVLTPVNIKNAVSLARYLMDKPYVLRSNFTCYGRSLYRHDDSLFCSPEDIEIFEKKFSKIKEEFPDRVNFSGANDNPYAGEESVRKNNFWERAYCTANRRGVVVLPDGKVTICEELYNHEHFIIGDLTKQTLLEVWNSPKALELAYPDQSAVSNGPCRDCSDFQQCHEGLGRCVREALKAYGLDQHYAPDPRCPRAPVGSRLA; encoded by the coding sequence ATGGGGGTTATAGTTATGGGACTTCTTCTAAGCCCCGAGGTGAAGCTGCGGCCTGACGGGGGAAGGTCAATCTTGTTTACCGCGAATCCGGGGGATAGCTCGCAGGAAGTGTTTAAATTTCTCTACCCGCAGCAGGCTGTCATCCTCTCCTTATTCGACGGAAAACGGGACCTGACTGCCGTTCGTGAAGCCGTGGCCTATCTCTTCGATCTGGATATGGAAGCTGCCTCCCGGCAAGTGGATGCCCTGCTGGCCATTCAGGTAAATGACGAACAGACCATGGAATCCTTGATCATCGAAGCTTCAGATATCAACCCGGATCAGGCACGGATATACGATCCCAAGGCTTTTATCGTTCCCGAAGAGATGATTGATATGGATGATACCCGGTGCAAGATGCCCTACACCTTGCTGGTGCTTCCGACCATGCGTTGTGTAACCAATTGCAGGTATTGCTATGCTGATCGTGAGGGTTTTCAAGGAAAGCAGGAATTGGATTTAACCCTGTACCGCCGCCTGTTGAAAGAGGCCCGTGATTGCGGTATCGAAACCGTCGAGTTCTCGGGGGGAGATTTTTTTTGCCGGGAGGATGCTCTGGATTTCATTGAAAGCACTCTGTCTGCAGGTCTGTATCTCAATATCCCCACGAAATATCCTTTATCCAGAAGTATGGCCCAGCAGCTCAAGGCAACTGGACTATCCACCATCCAGGTTAGTATTGACGGTCTTGACCCGGCAATTATTGACCAGCTTATGGGTCGTACCGGCTATGGGGAGAAAATACTGCAAACCCTCGATTATCTGGGTGAAGTGGGAATCAAGGTCCGGACCAACACAGTGCTGACCCCGGTTAACATCAAGAATGCCGTATCCCTTGCGCGGTATTTGATGGACAAGCCTTATGTGCTGAGGAGCAATTTTACTTGCTACGGACGTTCCTTGTATCGCCATGACGACAGCCTGTTCTGTTCGCCGGAGGATATAGAGATTTTCGAGAAAAAATTCAGCAAGATTAAAGAGGAATTTCCGGACAGAGTAAATTTCAGCGGCGCCAATGATAATCCCTACGCCGGAGAGGAATCGGTAAGGAAGAACAACTTTTGGGAAAGAGCTTATTGTACGGCTAACCGGCGCGGTGTTGTTGTGCTGCCTGACGGGAAGGTAACCATCTGCGAAGAGCTGTACAATCACGAACATTTCATTATCGGCGATTTAACGAAACAGACGTTGCTGGAAGTGTGGAATTCGCCAAAAGCCCTGGAGCTTGCTTACCCGGATCAGTCAGCGGTTTCCAATGGACCTTGCCGAGATTGCTCTGATTTCCAGCAGTGTCATGAAGGTCTCGGAAGATGTGTCAGGGAAGCTCTTAAAGCTTATGGATTGGATCAGCACTATGCTCCAGATCCCCGTTGTCCCCGAGCGCCTGTGGGCAGCCGTTTGGCGTAA
- a CDS encoding NAD(P)-dependent alcohol dehydrogenase gives MCQTRVLSVSSAKAPFEKTTIERRALRPHDVLIDIQFSGICHSDIHSAFDEWGGGIFPMVPGHEIAGIVSAVGTEVTKFVVGDRVGVGCFVDSCGECEYCLKGEEQYCTKGFVATYNSLDYDGNPTYGGYSQKIVVTERFVVRIPDSLELNVASPLLCAGITTYSPLKHWNAGPGKKVAIVGVGGLGHLAIQYAHAMGAEVTVLSRSIGKKEEALSFGADHYFATSDPATFTTLASQFDLILNTVSANLDVDAYLSLLRIDGTLVNVGAPAEPDKYQVFSLIMGRRSIAGSLVGGIRETQEMLDFSAEHGIAPKIEVIRADQVDEAYQRVLRSDVRYRFVIDVSTL, from the coding sequence ATGTGCCAAACTCGAGTTTTAAGTGTCTCCAGCGCCAAAGCGCCATTCGAAAAAACCACGATTGAGCGGAGAGCATTACGGCCGCATGACGTCCTGATCGATATTCAATTTAGTGGAATTTGCCACTCTGACATCCACAGCGCATTCGATGAATGGGGCGGCGGAATTTTTCCCATGGTTCCCGGTCACGAAATCGCCGGTATTGTATCGGCCGTAGGAACAGAAGTTACCAAATTTGTGGTTGGCGATCGCGTTGGCGTCGGCTGCTTTGTTGACTCCTGCGGAGAGTGCGAATACTGCCTTAAGGGTGAGGAGCAATATTGTACGAAAGGCTTTGTCGCCACCTACAACTCCCTGGACTATGACGGCAATCCGACATACGGCGGATACAGCCAAAAAATAGTAGTAACAGAACGATTCGTTGTCCGGATTCCGGACAGTCTGGAGCTAAATGTGGCAAGCCCGCTGCTGTGCGCAGGCATCACGACATACTCTCCTTTGAAGCATTGGAACGCCGGCCCAGGCAAAAAAGTTGCTATTGTGGGAGTGGGGGGCCTTGGCCACCTGGCGATCCAATATGCGCATGCCATGGGTGCTGAAGTCACCGTCCTGAGCCGGTCTATCGGTAAAAAAGAGGAAGCCCTGAGCTTTGGCGCCGATCATTATTTTGCAACCAGCGATCCCGCTACATTCACAACATTGGCCAGTCAATTCGATCTCATCTTAAATACCGTGTCTGCAAATCTTGACGTTGATGCGTATTTATCGCTGCTTCGCATCGATGGAACGCTTGTCAATGTCGGTGCGCCGGCCGAACCGGATAAGTACCAGGTCTTTTCCCTGATCATGGGCCGCCGCAGCATCGCAGGTTCACTCGTTGGCGGAATCCGGGAAACGCAAGAGATGCTCGATTTCTCCGCGGAGCACGGCATTGCCCCCAAAATCGAGGTGATTCGCGCGGACCAGGTAGACGAAGCGTATCAGCGCGTCCTCCGCAGCGATGTGCGTTATCGGTTTGTTATTGACGTGTCCACCTTGTAA
- a CDS encoding aldo/keto reductase produces the protein MDYVKLGRTGLEVSKICLGCMSYGVPERGMAPWSLNEEESRPFIKRALELGINFFDTANVYSDGTSEEFVGRALKEYTRRDEVVIATKVFFRMRPGPNGAGLSRKAIMTEIDNSLKRLGTDYVDLYQIHRFDNTTPIEETMEALHDVVKAGKARYIGASSMYAWQFLKAQHTAERNGWTKFVSMQNFYNLLYREEEREMLPLCLEEGIGVIPWSPLARGKLTRDWEEQTARSEKDAAGQAFYSKMADADRKIVEKVAEIAAKRGIPRAQVALAWVLQKEPVTAPIIGATKPHHLEDAVAALSVKLDADEMASLEEPYVPHPVTGNLS, from the coding sequence ATGGATTATGTCAAACTTGGCCGTACTGGTCTGGAAGTCTCGAAAATTTGTCTTGGCTGCATGAGTTATGGGGTGCCCGAACGCGGAATGGCTCCCTGGTCGCTGAATGAAGAGGAGAGCCGACCCTTCATTAAAAGGGCGCTGGAGCTCGGGATTAACTTCTTCGATACGGCGAATGTGTACTCCGATGGAACAAGCGAAGAATTTGTCGGACGCGCCCTGAAGGAATATACCCGCCGGGATGAGGTAGTCATCGCGACAAAGGTATTTTTCCGCATGCGTCCGGGTCCCAACGGCGCGGGACTTTCCCGTAAAGCGATCATGACCGAAATCGATAACAGCCTGAAACGGCTGGGTACGGATTACGTCGATTTGTACCAAATTCACCGCTTCGATAACACTACGCCTATTGAAGAGACAATGGAGGCGCTCCATGACGTCGTGAAAGCAGGGAAGGCCAGATATATCGGAGCGTCTTCCATGTACGCCTGGCAGTTCCTGAAAGCCCAGCATACTGCTGAACGCAACGGATGGACCAAGTTTGTCTCCATGCAGAATTTCTACAATTTATTGTATCGGGAAGAAGAGCGGGAAATGCTGCCGCTTTGCCTTGAAGAGGGAATCGGCGTTATTCCGTGGAGTCCGCTTGCCAGAGGCAAGCTAACCCGGGATTGGGAGGAACAGACCGCCCGTTCGGAGAAGGACGCGGCCGGACAAGCATTTTATTCGAAAATGGCCGATGCCGATCGCAAGATTGTTGAGAAAGTAGCTGAAATTGCCGCCAAACGGGGCATTCCGCGCGCGCAGGTTGCCCTTGCATGGGTTCTACAAAAGGAGCCGGTAACCGCCCCGATCATTGGCGCAACTAAGCCCCATCATCTGGAGGACGCCGTTGCAGCGCTTTCGGTGAAGCTGGATGCTGATGAAATGGCGAGCCTAGAGGAGCCTTATGTGCCTCATCCGGTGACGGGGAATCTCAGCTAG
- a CDS encoding alpha-glucosidase, translating to MANEKDWWKKGVVYQVYPQSFKDTTGSGIGDLNGIIEKLPYLADLGISVIWLNPIYQSPLVDNGYDISDYYSVNPEYGTMDDFKRLLDQAHRLDIKIIMDLVVNHTSDQHEWFKKSCESRDNEFSDFYIWKDPKEDGSPPTNWGSTFGGPAWEYAKSRGQYYLHLFAKEQPDLNWENPKVRETIYDMMKFWFETGIDGFRMDVISLISKRQDWPDAPDDAIYTKSYYIGASNGPRVHEFLHEMNQEVLSKYNILTVGETANTNSDQAILYTDPEREELNMVFHFDHMHLDYGPYGKFSDIRFKLSDLRDVMTEWQDKLEGRGWNSLYWSNHDQPRAVTRFGNDTNYRVESAKMLGTLLHMMKGTPYIYQGEELGMRNVRFASSDQYKDIETYGVKKEFEERGLLEAYIKESIFLKSRDNARTPMPWNGKEKYGFTNGTPWIDFSPDNDWINVEDCLADPNSVYYHYKELIRLRKELPVVVDGVYELINPGDSAVYGYTRTLAEQKLVVICSFSESKVNYKLPEELKRSSGRLLLSNYPDTRKELGNLELRPYEAVIYYIEA from the coding sequence ATGGCGAACGAAAAAGATTGGTGGAAAAAAGGTGTCGTTTACCAGGTTTATCCGCAAAGTTTTAAAGATACAACCGGAAGCGGTATAGGCGATTTAAACGGAATAATTGAAAAGCTCCCGTATTTGGCGGATTTGGGCATCAGCGTGATCTGGTTGAATCCGATTTATCAATCACCGCTGGTGGATAATGGGTATGACATCTCCGATTATTACAGCGTCAATCCCGAATATGGAACGATGGATGATTTTAAACGACTGTTGGATCAAGCGCATCGCTTGGATATCAAGATTATTATGGACCTGGTAGTTAATCATACAAGCGATCAGCATGAATGGTTTAAGAAGTCCTGTGAATCGCGGGACAATGAGTTTTCAGACTTTTATATTTGGAAAGATCCCAAGGAAGATGGAAGCCCGCCCACGAATTGGGGCTCGACCTTTGGCGGTCCGGCCTGGGAGTATGCCAAAAGCCGCGGACAATATTATCTGCATCTGTTTGCTAAAGAACAGCCGGATTTGAACTGGGAGAATCCCAAAGTTCGTGAAACGATTTATGATATGATGAAGTTCTGGTTCGAGACGGGAATCGACGGTTTCCGGATGGATGTAATCAGTTTGATTAGTAAACGTCAGGATTGGCCGGATGCACCGGATGACGCGATCTATACCAAATCTTATTATATCGGTGCCTCTAACGGGCCGCGAGTTCACGAATTTCTCCATGAAATGAATCAAGAGGTATTGAGCAAATATAACATTTTGACCGTGGGCGAGACAGCCAATACCAATAGTGACCAAGCGATTTTATACACAGACCCGGAACGGGAAGAATTGAATATGGTCTTCCATTTCGATCACATGCACCTGGACTACGGACCTTACGGAAAGTTCTCGGACATCCGTTTTAAGCTGAGCGATTTGCGAGACGTCATGACAGAGTGGCAGGACAAACTGGAAGGCAGGGGGTGGAACTCCCTTTATTGGAGCAATCATGATCAGCCGCGTGCGGTTACCCGTTTTGGGAACGACACGAACTATCGGGTAGAATCCGCAAAAATGCTAGGAACCCTCCTTCATATGATGAAAGGCACGCCTTATATTTATCAGGGAGAAGAGCTGGGAATGCGCAATGTCCGCTTCGCTTCTTCAGATCAGTATAAGGATATTGAGACCTATGGTGTGAAGAAAGAATTTGAGGAAAGAGGACTTCTGGAAGCGTACATTAAAGAGTCCATTTTCTTGAAATCCCGTGATAATGCGCGCACACCGATGCCGTGGAATGGAAAGGAAAAGTATGGATTTACAAACGGAACACCATGGATTGATTTCAGCCCGGATAATGATTGGATCAATGTGGAGGATTGTTTGGCAGATCCAAACTCGGTGTACTACCATTACAAAGAATTAATTCGTCTTCGGAAAGAGCTGCCGGTCGTGGTTGACGGAGTGTATGAACTGATCAATCCGGGCGATTCCGCTGTCTACGGGTATACGCGTACCCTGGCAGAGCAGAAGCTAGTCGTCATCTGTTCCTTCTCCGAGAGCAAAGTCAATTATAAATTGCCTGAGGAGCTGAAGCGCTCATCCGGCAGACTGTTGCTATCCAATTATCCGGATACCCGGAAAGAGCTGGGCAATCTGGAGCTTCGCCCGTATGAAGCGGTAATTTATTATATTGAAGCATAA